In Anaerolineales bacterium, one DNA window encodes the following:
- a CDS encoding NAD/NADP octopine/nopaline dehydrogenase family protein, whose protein sequence is MTQYFAVIGAGHGGKAMAAHLALMGFKVSLYNRTPDNIEVIKKRGGIELDGGDGAPHGFGKLALVTSNMADAIKKAEVIMVVLPSSAHAEVAATMAPHLKDKQIVILHPGRTCGALEFSKVIRDSGCTVNVTIAEAETFIYASRSDGPAASRIFRVKDALPLAALPATRTQRVLDAINEAYPQFFDGVDVLHTSLNNMGAIFHPALTLLNAGWIEATHGDYQFYIDGVTPSVARMLEVLDRERVTVASSLGIRARTALEWLKLAYDTTGADLHEAIHNQPGYYGIKAPPTLNHRYIFEEIPMSLVPIASLANRFGVNVRGIESIIRIGSIIHRTDYWRRGRTVEKLGIADWSVSELTRFVREGVIE, encoded by the coding sequence ATGACACAATACTTTGCGGTCATCGGCGCGGGGCACGGCGGGAAGGCAATGGCGGCGCATCTGGCGCTGATGGGGTTCAAAGTCTCGCTGTACAACCGCACGCCCGACAACATCGAGGTCATTAAAAAGCGCGGCGGCATCGAGCTGGACGGAGGCGACGGCGCGCCGCATGGATTCGGCAAACTCGCGCTGGTCACCTCGAACATGGCGGATGCGATCAAAAAAGCGGAAGTCATCATGGTCGTCCTGCCGTCATCCGCTCATGCGGAAGTTGCTGCGACCATGGCGCCGCACCTCAAGGATAAACAGATCGTCATTCTCCATCCTGGTCGCACCTGCGGCGCACTGGAATTTTCAAAAGTCATCCGCGACAGCGGCTGTACGGTGAATGTCACCATCGCCGAAGCGGAGACCTTCATCTATGCATCCCGTTCGGATGGTCCTGCCGCGTCGCGCATTTTCCGCGTCAAGGATGCATTGCCGCTGGCAGCGCTGCCTGCCACCCGCACACAACGGGTGTTGGACGCGATCAATGAGGCATATCCGCAATTCTTCGACGGCGTGGACGTTTTGCACACCAGCCTGAACAACATGGGCGCCATCTTCCACCCCGCGCTGACCCTGCTCAACGCCGGCTGGATCGAAGCCACGCACGGCGATTACCAGTTCTATATCGACGGCGTGACCCCGTCCGTGGCGCGCATGTTGGAAGTACTCGACCGCGAGCGTGTGACTGTCGCTTCGTCGCTGGGCATCCGCGCGCGCACGGCTCTGGAATGGCTCAAACTCGCCTATGACACGACCGGCGCGGACCTGCATGAAGCCATCCATAACCAGCCCGGGTATTACGGCATCAAGGCACCGCCCACGTTGAATCACCGCTATATCTTCGAGGAAATCCCCATGAGTTTGGTGCCAATCGCCTCTTTGGCAAATCGATTCGGCGTCAACGTGCGCGGCATCGAGAGCATCATCCGCATCGGCAGCATCATCCACCGCACCGATTACTGGCGCCGCGGACGTACGGTGGAGAAACTTGGCATTGCCGATTGGAGCGTCAGTGAACTGACGCGCTTCGTCCGGGAGGGCGTGATCGAATAA
- a CDS encoding cobalamin B12-binding domain-containing protein yields MTKTVVAAALGECVHVAGVMNFLRLAESAGWKTVFLGPAVPINDVIKAVKREKADMVGISYRLTPETGERLLGEFAEAASELHEAGVRFAFGGTPPVVERVNAIGFFERSFDGSEQVEEVLSYLKGNQATVKSEADYPRTAVERIQWKSPYPILRHHFGLPTMEATIAGIEKIADAHALDVISLGIDQDAQENFYHPERQNPRQKGAGGVPVRSEDDYRALYQASRRGNYPLLRTYSGTDDFIKLAEMYKRTINIAWCAIPLFWFNQMDGRGPWDLEGSIREHQNVMQWYGENNIPVELNEPHHWGMRDSSDIVFVVSAYLSAYNARAFGVKDYIAQMMFNSPPGLSDAMDLAKMLAVIEMITPLSHSVGGDGGGGAFRVLKQTRIGLLSHPLDTDAARGHLAAATYLQMALKPDIYHIVGHTEADHAAMADDVIEASKIVRRAIQNAMGAPDMTKDPAIQKRVKELVKDANLLLDAIRGLSASSADPLTDPATLTVAVTSGLMDAPQLRNNKFGRGEVRTRIVNGASVAVNKKGKLIPESRRIAKIRERRAVPAAV; encoded by the coding sequence ATGACAAAAACAGTGGTTGCAGCAGCCTTGGGGGAATGCGTCCATGTGGCGGGCGTGATGAATTTTCTGCGCCTCGCGGAGTCGGCGGGATGGAAAACCGTGTTCCTCGGTCCAGCCGTGCCAATCAATGATGTGATCAAAGCCGTCAAACGCGAGAAGGCGGATATGGTTGGCATCTCATATCGCCTCACGCCTGAAACGGGTGAACGTTTATTGGGTGAGTTCGCCGAAGCCGCTTCGGAACTGCATGAAGCGGGAGTCCGCTTTGCGTTTGGGGGGACTCCGCCTGTGGTGGAACGTGTCAACGCAATTGGATTCTTCGAGCGGTCGTTCGATGGCAGTGAACAGGTCGAAGAGGTGTTAAGTTATCTCAAGGGCAACCAAGCCACAGTTAAGTCCGAAGCGGATTATCCGCGGACGGCGGTGGAGCGCATCCAGTGGAAATCGCCATATCCGATATTGCGTCATCATTTTGGCTTGCCGACGATGGAAGCGACCATCGCAGGCATCGAAAAAATTGCGGATGCGCACGCGCTGGATGTCATCTCGCTGGGCATCGATCAGGATGCGCAGGAAAATTTTTATCATCCTGAGCGGCAGAACCCGCGGCAGAAAGGCGCGGGCGGCGTGCCGGTGAGAAGTGAAGATGATTACCGCGCGTTGTATCAAGCCAGCCGACGGGGGAATTATCCGCTCCTGCGCACGTATTCGGGGACGGATGATTTTATAAAACTGGCAGAAATGTATAAACGCACGATCAACATCGCATGGTGCGCCATTCCGTTGTTTTGGTTCAATCAAATGGATGGACGCGGTCCGTGGGATCTGGAGGGTTCGATCCGTGAACACCAAAACGTGATGCAGTGGTATGGCGAAAATAACATCCCCGTCGAGTTAAATGAGCCGCATCACTGGGGCATGCGCGATTCGTCGGATATTGTTTTTGTTGTTTCGGCGTATCTTTCCGCATACAATGCGCGCGCGTTTGGCGTGAAGGATTACATCGCGCAGATGATGTTCAACAGCCCGCCTGGTTTGTCCGATGCAATGGACCTGGCGAAGATGCTGGCGGTGATTGAGATGATTACCCCCCTCTCCCACTCTGTGGGAGGGGACGGGGGTGGGGGCGCGTTTAGAGTGTTGAAACAAACCCGCATCGGCTTGCTCTCGCATCCGCTCGATACCGATGCCGCGCGCGGACATCTCGCCGCCGCCACCTACCTGCAAATGGCGCTCAAGCCCGATATTTATCACATCGTCGGGCATACCGAAGCCGATCACGCCGCCATGGCCGATGATGTCATCGAAGCCAGCAAGATCGTGCGCCGCGCGATTCAAAACGCGATGGGCGCGCCCGACATGACCAAAGACCCCGCCATCCAAAAACGCGTGAAGGAATTGGTGAAGGATGCGAATCTGTTACTGGATGCAATTCGTGGACTCTCCGCCTCTTCTGCCGACCCGCTCACTGATCCCGCGACGTTGACAGTAGCCGTCACTTCGGGCTTGATGGACGCACCGCAACTGCGCAATAATAAATTTGGACGCGGCGAGGTGCGGACGCGCATCGTCAATGGGGCGAGCGTGGCAGTGAACAAAAAAGGAAAACTGATCCCGGAAAGCAGAAGGATCGCGAAGATACGGGAAAGACGCGCCGTTCCAGCAGCGGTATAA
- a CDS encoding amidase domain-containing protein, with protein sequence MGNNPGSIQRIIRFACAGLLLAVFISVIIFPSPPEQTASAMSSLDEGDTATPTATLENTPTSTATPTRTLISGVLTCNTVATGVTCTNYGTYLKYDININVTGLTGGATASNIFIGTYKRSTNGGWMGMMSNFIHAETSIHQNNKVFSMVRISPFDAAAVDYASFTSGAGTNVYVINSVNHWRYIAGTGNYPNTLSVRGNADYAITGYSVIGSIYLYSNQAFVTVTPTPSASATATATSVPTLTPPPSNGYNRPAAVAYADLWAHDRNEDYPNYGIDSDGEQCNDCTNYISQILEAGGIPQIPGDNDEFHWYTYQNIWGTWFGSKSWAATDWFNMHVSQFQTTRYEYYPDGPSGLSAGDFFLMDLPTNPFQGPDHSRIIVGYGEVLEGDNLGEIMLLASQHCVDRKRVRWDYNLPQNVLLWAWHVVY encoded by the coding sequence ATGGGAAACAATCCAGGATCCATCCAAAGAATCATCCGTTTTGCATGCGCCGGCCTGCTGCTGGCTGTTTTCATCAGCGTTATTATTTTTCCTTCACCGCCGGAACAAACCGCCTCCGCCATGAGTTCATTGGATGAAGGCGATACAGCCACGCCCACGGCAACTTTGGAAAATACGCCCACCTCAACTGCCACTCCCACGCGCACCCTGATCAGCGGGGTATTGACCTGTAACACGGTCGCAACAGGTGTGACCTGCACCAATTATGGCACCTATCTCAAGTACGACATTAATATCAATGTGACGGGCCTGACCGGCGGCGCCACGGCTTCGAACATTTTTATTGGCACGTACAAGCGCAGCACCAACGGCGGCTGGATGGGCATGATGTCGAATTTTATTCATGCTGAGACCTCGATCCATCAAAATAACAAGGTGTTTTCGATGGTGAGGATCAGTCCGTTCGATGCGGCGGCGGTGGATTACGCCTCCTTTACGAGCGGCGCGGGCACGAATGTATATGTGATTAACAGCGTGAATCACTGGCGCTATATTGCAGGCACTGGGAATTATCCGAACACGCTTTCGGTGCGGGGCAATGCGGATTACGCGATCACGGGCTATTCGGTGATTGGCAGCATCTACCTGTACAGCAACCAGGCTTTTGTGACCGTGACGCCGACCCCATCCGCCAGTGCGACGGCAACAGCCACTTCAGTACCCACATTGACGCCACCGCCCTCAAATGGATACAACCGTCCCGCCGCTGTTGCTTACGCCGACCTTTGGGCACATGATCGAAATGAAGATTATCCAAACTATGGGATCGACTCTGATGGAGAGCAGTGTAATGATTGCACTAACTATATTTCACAGATTTTAGAGGCAGGCGGCATCCCCCAAATACCGGGAGATAATGATGAATTTCACTGGTATACATATCAGAATATTTGGGGGACTTGGTTTGGGTCTAAGTCTTGGGCTGCTACTGACTGGTTTAATATGCATGTTTCTCAATTTCAAACAACGCGATATGAATATTACCCAGATGGACCATCAGGTTTGAGCGCCGGGGATTTCTTTTTGATGGACTTGCCCACTAATCCTTTTCAAGGGCCGGATCACTCTCGAATAATAGTTGGGTATGGAGAAGTTCTTGAAGGGGATAATTTGGGAGAGATAATGTTGCTAGCAAGCCAGCATTGTGTAGACAGAAAAAGAGTTCGATGGGACTACAATTTACCTCAAAATGTCCTGCTATGGGCATGGCATGTCGTATATTAA
- a CDS encoding MaoC/PaaZ C-terminal domain-containing protein, with product MPGLYFEEFTAGQTIKTASRTVSEDAIFSFAGLTGDYNQIHTDAEFAKTTPFGQRVAHGLLGLSIATGLIMRTGLLEGTVLAFREIQEWKFVKPIFIGDTIHAMLTVTETKALPRIGGGALIASVEVRNQNDEVLQKGMLNLLMLSKPK from the coding sequence ATGCCCGGACTTTACTTTGAAGAATTCACAGCGGGACAGACCATCAAAACTGCATCGCGCACCGTGAGCGAGGATGCCATATTTTCGTTCGCAGGGCTTACGGGCGATTACAACCAGATCCATACGGATGCCGAATTTGCAAAGACGACCCCGTTCGGTCAGCGTGTTGCGCACGGGCTGTTGGGTCTATCCATTGCCACCGGCTTGATCATGCGCACAGGCCTGCTCGAAGGCACGGTGCTTGCCTTCCGCGAGATTCAGGAATGGAAATTTGTGAAGCCGATTTTTATCGGCGACACCATTCATGCCATGTTGACCGTCACCGAGACAAAAGCCCTGCCGCGCATTGGCGGCGGCGCGCTGATCGCCAGTGTCGAAGTCCGCAACCAGAATGATGAAGTCCTCCAGAAGGGCATGTTGAATTTGCTGATGTTGAGCAAGCCGAAATAG
- a CDS encoding PBP1A family penicillin-binding protein codes for MSNEDNDKLRRLLKSEQETRGDVNPAPRTPPAPDSNQTGNTTPRFTRPAIDKDNMPLPRRVEETDLEGTRVSNAAYRQTASQQPHANLQRPVYQRPPANPQRTFHQPPAHAQPADEQSLWDKFQALLRGNKSCLVRGFIASAFLFVILVLCVGSYMVYQYSVIASALPSVGDLRDRASQFETTRILDRNGQPLYEILDPTAGRRTYIPLSEISPNLIAATIATEDKEFYSHPGFDPIAIMRALWQNYRSGGTVSGASTITQQLARALFLSPEERAEQTYTRKSREIILAAEITRRYSKDEILELYLNEIYYGNLAYGVEAAAETYFGKSAKDLTLGEASFLAGLPQSPAVYDIYSNPDVTLVRQQQVLVLMFELSQTDGCITVSNSPAPICVDPVSATQAANEMKSYSYRQPSFAAKYPHWVNYIRAELEKLYDAQTIYRSGFVVYTTIDPVLQDRAQELVTSQVAAMTANNTQNGALIAIRPSTGEILAMIGSPDFNNVEISGQINMAISPTRQPGSSIKPITYVAAFQKGWTASTWIWDVPSQFPDGANAPYEPRNYDGRFHGGMTVRTALSNSFNIPAVKTLEFVGIYDDPNTPEKDGMIAMAERLGITTFTRNDYGLSLTLGGGDVSLIDLTSAYSVFANAGARVPTVAILKITNFAGDVIYEHQPQTAEQVIRTEHAYLITSILSDNEARSWMFGRNSPLNLSFPVAAKTGTTNDIRDNWTMGYTPDLVTGVWIGNADYTPMTNTSGLSGAAPIWSQFMEFAVPYLTNGTPTPFVRPGGIVDKIVCRLSGTEPSNFCRAQYTEIFAFDQPPFPPGQDLVRRIPIDLWTGYQASEACKGPSEDELVMNVTDKWAREWFTTREGRNWLESNDLPNEPIYAPERECRADDPQPVVEFNLNDGQVVTSASLDIKGTANADGGFKKWVLEYGQGEDPGSWTVLSEGNHAVENGTFHAWDLSGLPNGILTLRLTLIGDNAQVDNRIRINLNLPTPTAPPATETPTPPPTDTPTPIIIPTDTPIPTNTPTP; via the coding sequence ATGAGTAATGAAGACAACGATAAATTGCGCCGATTACTAAAATCGGAACAGGAGACTCGCGGAGACGTAAACCCCGCGCCTCGGACTCCGCCGGCACCTGATTCGAATCAAACGGGCAATACCACGCCTCGATTCACCCGTCCCGCCATAGACAAGGACAATATGCCCCTGCCTCGCCGCGTGGAGGAAACGGACCTGGAAGGTACGCGCGTCTCAAATGCGGCCTATCGGCAGACAGCGAGTCAACAGCCGCATGCAAACCTGCAGCGCCCCGTATATCAACGCCCGCCTGCAAACCCGCAGCGCACGTTCCATCAACCGCCCGCGCATGCACAACCTGCGGATGAACAATCCTTGTGGGATAAATTCCAGGCGCTGCTGCGAGGTAATAAAAGCTGTCTGGTGCGCGGCTTTATCGCCTCCGCATTTCTTTTTGTCATCCTGGTTTTGTGTGTGGGCTCGTATATGGTGTATCAATATTCCGTGATCGCCAGCGCACTGCCTTCAGTGGGCGACCTGCGCGACCGCGCCTCCCAATTTGAAACGACGCGCATTCTCGACCGCAATGGACAGCCGCTTTACGAGATCCTTGATCCCACCGCAGGACGCCGCACCTATATTCCACTCAGCGAGATCTCCCCCAACCTGATTGCGGCAACCATTGCCACCGAAGACAAGGAGTTTTACAGCCACCCCGGTTTCGACCCGATCGCCATCATGCGCGCCCTGTGGCAAAACTATCGCAGCGGGGGGACAGTTTCAGGCGCGTCCACCATCACCCAGCAATTGGCGCGCGCGCTTTTCCTTTCTCCGGAGGAACGTGCCGAGCAAACGTACACGCGTAAATCACGCGAGATCATCCTTGCCGCGGAGATCACACGCCGCTATTCCAAGGATGAAATCCTCGAACTCTATTTAAATGAGATCTATTACGGCAACCTTGCCTACGGTGTGGAGGCTGCCGCTGAGACCTATTTTGGAAAATCTGCCAAGGACCTTACCCTGGGCGAGGCCTCCTTCCTTGCCGGTCTGCCGCAATCGCCGGCTGTCTATGATATCTACAGCAACCCGGACGTGACCCTGGTCCGCCAGCAGCAGGTGCTGGTGCTGATGTTCGAGTTAAGCCAGACGGATGGATGCATCACCGTCAGCAACAGCCCGGCCCCCATCTGCGTCGACCCGGTCTCCGCCACACAGGCTGCCAATGAAATGAAGTCCTATTCCTACCGCCAGCCCTCCTTTGCGGCTAAATATCCGCACTGGGTTAATTACATCCGCGCAGAATTGGAGAAGTTGTACGACGCGCAGACCATTTATCGTTCAGGCTTCGTTGTATACACCACGATCGATCCCGTCCTGCAGGACCGTGCCCAGGAACTGGTCACCAGTCAGGTTGCGGCCATGACAGCCAACAATACGCAAAACGGCGCGTTGATCGCGATCCGCCCGTCGACGGGCGAGATCCTGGCAATGATCGGCTCGCCCGATTTCAATAACGTGGAAATATCCGGGCAGATCAACATGGCCATCAGCCCCACGCGCCAGCCCGGTTCATCCATCAAACCGATTACGTACGTCGCCGCCTTTCAGAAAGGCTGGACTGCCTCCACATGGATTTGGGATGTCCCCTCCCAGTTCCCGGACGGCGCCAACGCGCCGTATGAACCGAGGAACTATGACGGAAGATTCCACGGTGGCATGACCGTGCGGACCGCGCTCTCCAATTCTTTTAACATTCCCGCGGTAAAAACCCTCGAATTTGTCGGTATTTACGATGACCCGAACACACCTGAGAAAGACGGCATGATCGCCATGGCGGAAAGGCTGGGCATCACCACCTTCACCCGCAACGACTACGGCCTCTCCCTCACGCTCGGCGGCGGGGACGTCAGCCTGATCGATCTGACCTCCGCATATTCCGTCTTTGCCAACGCTGGAGCGCGCGTACCGACGGTTGCCATCCTCAAGATCACCAATTTTGCCGGCGATGTGATCTATGAGCATCAACCGCAAACCGCCGAGCAGGTCATCCGCACGGAGCATGCCTATCTCATCACATCCATCCTTTCGGATAACGAGGCGCGCTCCTGGATGTTCGGACGCAATTCTCCCCTGAACCTGTCCTTCCCGGTTGCGGCAAAGACCGGCACCACGAACGACATCCGCGATAACTGGACCATGGGCTACACGCCCGATCTCGTCACAGGCGTATGGATCGGCAACGCCGATTACACCCCCATGACAAACACCTCGGGCTTGAGCGGAGCGGCTCCCATCTGGTCGCAGTTCATGGAATTTGCCGTGCCCTATCTCACCAACGGCACACCCACCCCGTTCGTTCGTCCGGGCGGCATCGTGGATAAAATTGTCTGTCGCCTCTCAGGCACGGAACCTTCCAATTTCTGCCGCGCGCAATACACCGAGATCTTCGCCTTCGATCAACCCCCATTCCCTCCGGGACAGGACCTCGTACGCCGCATTCCCATTGACCTTTGGACCGGGTATCAGGCCTCCGAGGCCTGCAAAGGACCCAGCGAAGATGAACTCGTCATGAACGTGACGGATAAATGGGCGCGTGAATGGTTCACAACCCGCGAGGGACGCAACTGGCTGGAAAGCAATGACCTGCCGAATGAACCCATCTATGCGCCCGAGCGTGAATGCCGGGCGGACGATCCACAGCCTGTTGTTGAGTTCAATTTAAATGATGGGCAGGTGGTTACCAGTGCGTCCCTGGACATCAAAGGTACGGCCAATGCGGATGGTGGTTTCAAAAAATGGGTCCTGGAATATGGGCAGGGGGAGGACCCGGGCTCATGGACGGTATTGAGCGAAGGCAATCATGCCGTCGAGAATGGCACATTCCATGCATGGGATCTGTCCGGCCTGCCGAACGGGATCCTCACCCTGCGGTTGACCCTGATCGGCGATAACGCACAAGTGGACAATCGCATCCGAATTAACCTCAACCTGCCGACCCCAACCGCGCCGCCAGCCACCGAGACGCCCACCCCGCCGCCGACGGATACTCCGACGCCGATCATCATCCCGACGGACACACCCATCCCGACGAATACACCAACCCCATAA
- a CDS encoding ABC transporter substrate-binding protein produces the protein MLRNRMFFVLGLLVIASMVLAACGGTAPAEPVVEEPVSEQPAGEQPAEEPAVQASFTTPHPILSDLRVRQAMSYCTNKEDLIKSVYPLLDEEEQASLIMHTFIPRAHWAYAGDENVTIYEFDPEKGKALLEEAGWTGEGFRVNAAGDELALKFTTTAAAFRVTWASIWEAQMAECGIRVVRLHAPASWWFGDTTGLARRDYELGAFAWVGQADPGGQTLYACDQIPLPENGWEGQNGMGWCNQLASTNIKLANNTLIKDDRIAAYTIVQQEFTKDVPSIPLFNRTETFATSADLSGFAPAPGQEYYNYNVQEWAKAGSDTVVLGFTQEPASLFTLVEDAFVANIAYQIARPAQETHLNYDFKAELVKELPTLENGGTTNNDVEVSAGTMVVDANGDVVELAPGVSVINAAGETVEFTGGTVTMKQLVSTFELIDGLTWEDGTPVTGADLELGYKIDCDKESGATSFITCDKTASVDFTANGYVQTWIPGVQDPLYFVPVWRIYPAHQLGDLPAKDWATDPRVAEQPLSYGPYKLVEWVKGERMVFEANEYWVGGAPASPRFIIAFITPESAEALLLSGEVDILASESLAGLSESLVAAEDAGRIVTYTEAGGTWEHIDIQLFIR, from the coding sequence ATGTTACGAAACCGTATGTTTTTTGTTCTAGGCTTGCTGGTCATCGCCAGCATGGTGCTTGCCGCTTGTGGCGGCACTGCCCCCGCTGAACCTGTTGTTGAAGAACCTGTTAGTGAACAGCCCGCCGGTGAACAGCCCGCGGAAGAGCCTGCTGTGCAGGCTTCCTTCACCACCCCTCATCCGATCCTGAGCGACCTGCGTGTGCGCCAGGCCATGTCCTACTGCACCAACAAAGAGGACCTGATCAAGTCAGTGTATCCTCTTCTGGATGAGGAAGAACAGGCCTCCCTGATCATGCACACCTTCATCCCGCGCGCTCACTGGGCATATGCCGGTGATGAGAACGTGACCATCTACGAATTCGATCCGGAAAAGGGCAAGGCTTTGCTCGAAGAAGCCGGCTGGACCGGTGAAGGCTTCCGCGTCAATGCCGCCGGTGACGAACTTGCCCTCAAGTTCACCACCACCGCTGCCGCCTTCCGTGTGACCTGGGCTTCCATTTGGGAAGCTCAGATGGCTGAGTGCGGCATCCGTGTTGTCCGCCTGCATGCCCCCGCCTCCTGGTGGTTCGGTGATACCACTGGTCTCGCCCGCCGCGACTATGAATTGGGCGCGTTCGCATGGGTTGGCCAGGCTGACCCCGGCGGTCAGACCCTGTATGCCTGTGACCAGATCCCGCTGCCTGAAAACGGCTGGGAAGGTCAGAACGGCATGGGCTGGTGCAACCAGCTTGCCAGCACCAACATCAAACTGGCGAACAACACCCTCATCAAGGATGACCGCATTGCGGCCTACACCATCGTCCAGCAGGAATTTACCAAGGACGTTCCCTCCATTCCTCTCTTCAACCGCACCGAAACCTTTGCGACCTCCGCTGACCTGAGCGGCTTCGCTCCCGCCCCCGGACAGGAATACTACAACTACAACGTCCAGGAATGGGCAAAAGCCGGCTCCGACACCGTCGTTCTTGGTTTCACCCAGGAACCCGCCTCCCTGTTCACCCTGGTGGAAGATGCCTTCGTAGCCAATATTGCCTACCAGATCGCCCGCCCCGCGCAGGAAACCCACTTGAACTATGACTTCAAGGCGGAACTGGTCAAGGAACTGCCGACACTCGAAAATGGCGGCACCACCAATAACGATGTCGAGGTCTCCGCAGGCACCATGGTTGTGGACGCCAACGGCGATGTGGTCGAACTTGCCCCCGGCGTGTCCGTGATCAACGCTGCCGGCGAGACCGTTGAATTCACTGGCGGCACCGTCACCATGAAGCAATTGGTCTCCACGTTTGAATTGATCGACGGCCTGACCTGGGAAGACGGCACACCGGTGACCGGTGCGGACCTCGAACTGGGTTACAAGATCGACTGTGACAAGGAATCCGGCGCGACCTCCTTCATCACCTGCGACAAGACCGCGAGCGTGGATTTCACCGCCAACGGCTATGTCCAGACCTGGATCCCCGGCGTTCAGGACCCGCTATACTTCGTCCCTGTCTGGCGGATCTATCCCGCCCATCAGTTGGGCGATCTTCCCGCCAAGGATTGGGCGACCGATCCCCGCGTGGCTGAGCAGCCCCTTTCCTATGGTCCGTACAAGCTCGTCGAATGGGTCAAGGGCGAGAGAATGGTCTTCGAAGCCAATGAATATTGGGTCGGCGGCGCGCCTGCCTCCCCGAGGTTCATCATCGCCTTCATTACCCCTGAAAGCGCCGAAGCGCTGCTCCTCAGCGGCGAAGTTGACATCCTGGCTTCCGAGTCTTTGGCCGGCCTGAGCGAGTCTTTGGTGGCTGCCGAGGACGCTGGCAGGATCGTGACCTACACCGAAGCCGGTGGCACCTGGGAACATATCGACATCCAGTTGTTCATCCGCTAA
- a CDS encoding ABC transporter permease, whose amino-acid sequence MTAYLIRRVLQSILVVFISAVATYTLLSFAPGGPMAGLRQITQSGRFQITEEDIARIRASFELDLNLTVRFSRWFIGAPRGPVVIGGKEYFGDMVVGCRKPIEAEVLNSRGVYEIREVGCRENVYLKDLVGRRTSDGILRGDFGLSWRLLRDRPVSDLILSRLPKTLQLIGLEVILSLIIGIPLGIYSAVRQYSKFDYIFTTLAFMGSAMPSFFFGLLLILVFSIIPRSAGLPYIPAGLSESLRDYTIPMIGYVVAGSAKDRVLHLILPVTVLTLINVAVWSRFIRASMLDVLRQDYVRTARAKGLREVVVIMKHALRNALIPFVTIVVFTIPALFSGAIITESIFAWPGMGRLYILALGDYDYPVAMAIFFILAVLTVIATLLRDILYTIVDPRIRLN is encoded by the coding sequence ATGACTGCGTATCTGATCCGCCGCGTTTTGCAATCCATATTGGTTGTTTTCATTTCAGCGGTTGCCACCTATACCTTGTTGAGCTTCGCGCCCGGGGGACCCATGGCGGGGCTGCGCCAGATCACACAATCTGGACGGTTTCAGATCACAGAAGAGGATATTGCCCGCATCCGCGCCTCCTTTGAGTTGGACTTGAACCTGACCGTTCGTTTCAGCCGCTGGTTTATTGGCGCACCGCGCGGACCTGTGGTGATCGGCGGGAAGGAATATTTTGGCGACATGGTGGTTGGCTGCCGCAAGCCGATCGAGGCGGAAGTTCTAAATTCACGCGGTGTATACGAGATTAGAGAAGTGGGATGCAGGGAAAACGTTTATTTGAAGGACCTCGTTGGGCGGCGTACCAGCGACGGTATTCTGCGGGGCGATTTTGGCTTGTCCTGGCGTCTTTTGCGTGACCGCCCGGTCAGCGACCTGATCCTGAGCCGCCTGCCAAAAACCCTCCAATTGATCGGGCTTGAAGTCATCCTCTCGCTTATCATTGGAATTCCATTGGGCATTTATTCAGCCGTTCGGCAATATTCCAAGTTTGATTATATTTTCACCACGCTGGCATTTATGGGGTCAGCCATGCCCAGTTTCTTCTTTGGTTTGCTCTTGATCCTGGTCTTCTCGATCATTCCCAGGAGCGCGGGGCTGCCCTACATCCCCGCCGGTTTATCCGAATCCCTGCGTGACTATACGATTCCGATGATCGGCTACGTGGTTGCTGGTTCGGCCAAAGACCGGGTTTTGCACCTGATCCTGCCGGTCACCGTGCTGACCTTGATCAATGTGGCGGTCTGGAGCCGTTTCATCCGCGCCAGCATGCTGGATGTATTGCGTCAGGACTACGTCCGCACGGCGCGCGCCAAGGGTTTGCGTGAGGTGGTTGTCATCATGAAACATGCCCTCCGCAACGCCCTGATACCGTTCGTTACGATCGTGGTGTTTACGATACCGGCCCTTTTCAGCGGCGCGATCATCACCGAGAGCATATTCGCCTGGCCCGGCATGGGACGTTTGTACATCCTTGCCCTGGGTGATTATGATTACCCGGTGGCCATGGCGATCTTCTTCATCCTGGCGGTTCTGACCGTGATTGCAACACTGCTGCGCGATATTCTATATACGATTGTGGATCCACGCATTCGTTTAAACTAG